CTGCTGCGCGAGGGCCTCGACCTGCCCGAGGTCTCGCTCGTGGCGATCCTGGACGCCGACAAGCAGGGCTTCCTGCGCTCGGGGACCTCCCTGATCCAGACCATCGGCCGCGCGGCGCGCAACGTGTCCGGACAGGTCCACATGTACGCGGACAGCATCACCCCGGCGATGGCGCAGGCCATCGACGAGACCAACCGGCGCCGCGAGAAGCAGGTCGCCTACAACACGGCCAACGGGATCGACCCGCAGCCGCTGCGCAAGAAGATCAACGACATCGTCGCCACCATCGCCCGCGAGGAGCTGGACACCGAGGAGCTCCTCGGCAGTGGATACCGGCAGGCCAAGGACGGCAAGGGCGCCAAGGCCCCGGTTCCGGCGCTGGGCGGCGCGGCGGCGGCCCCGGCCAAGGCGGGCAAGGGCGGCAAGGCGGCGAAGGGCGCGGCGGCCGTCGTGGCGACCGACCGCCCGGCCGCGGAACTGGCCGCGCTCATCGAGCAGATGACCGAGCGGATGAGGGGGGCGGCGGCAGAGCTCCAGTTCGAGGTCGCGGCCCGGATCCGCGACGAGGTGAGCGAGCTGAAGAAGGAGCTTCGGCAGATGAGGGAAGCGGGCCTCGCCTGACCCGGGGGCGGTCAGTAGGGTGTGGAACCAGCCGCAGTTCACGCTGCGGGCCCTTTACGGGGCGGGCTATGGAGAGGGGACAGCGCGTGACGGTCAACATGACCAAGGGTCAGGCCATCAGTCTGCAGAAGTCGGACGGCGGCACGCTGACCGCGGTCCGGATGGGCCTCGGCTGGCAGGCGGCCAAGCGCCGGGGGCTGTTCGGCTCGCGGACCCGGGAGATCGACCTGGACGCGTCGGCGGTGCTCTTCGCCGACAAGCAGCCGGTGGACGTGGTGTTCTTCCGGCACCTGCAGAGCGATGACGGTTCGGTCCGGCACACCGGCGACAACCTCGTCGGCGGCGTGGGCCAGGGCGGGGACGACGAGGCCATCCTCGTCGACCTCGCGCGGGTTCCGGTCCACATCGACCAGATCGTCTTCACGGTGAACTCGTTCACCGGCCAGACCTTCCAGGAAGTGCAGAACGCGTTCTGCCGCATCGTCGACGAGACCAACGGCCAGGAGCTGGCCCGCTACACCCTCGACGGCGGCGGCCAGTACACCGCGCAGATCATGGCGAAGGTGTCCCGGGCCGGCAGCGGCTGGCAGATGACGGCCCTCGGCAACCCGGCCAACGGCCGGACCTTCCAGGACCTGATGCCGGCGATCCT
The Streptomyces sp. NBC_00091 genome window above contains:
- a CDS encoding TerD family protein; this encodes MTVNMTKGQAISLQKSDGGTLTAVRMGLGWQAAKRRGLFGSRTREIDLDASAVLFADKQPVDVVFFRHLQSDDGSVRHTGDNLVGGVGQGGDDEAILVDLARVPVHIDQIVFTVNSFTGQTFQEVQNAFCRIVDETNGQELARYTLDGGGQYTAQIMAKVSRAGSGWQMTALGNPANGRTFQDLMPAILPHL